A genomic window from Silene latifolia isolate original U9 population chromosome Y, ASM4854445v1, whole genome shotgun sequence includes:
- the LOC141630292 gene encoding uncharacterized protein LOC141630292, with amino-acid sequence MNNFRAAVDECGLRNMPWEGYNFSYDNGQVGECNRQSMLVRAFFTIQWSDLFPYAKLFYLNVEWSDHAPIRLVLNHKVQREVKSRPFKFEQIWVVSEGCEEAVERGVEKGRGDLVTVLRECTRELQAWKKTSISRIGRDIDRKRKQLERLNEGDRDEESVRRRRKLVAEISDLRRQEEQYWRQRSRALWLRDGDKNTKFFHMRAGERKRKNFIAKLIDDEGVIRMGDEKVGVVANNYFIELFSTAHPTNDETIFQGIETRVTGNMNDMLKREYCEDEIIEALNQMHPLKAPGPDGMNVLFYQSYWNTIGSTVIGTVLAVLRGELSSRDINKTNIVLINQVLAI; translated from the coding sequence ATGAATAATTTCCGAGCTGCAGTGGATGAGTGTGGCCTTCGAAATATGCCGTGGGAAGGATACAATTTTTCTTATGACAATGGGCAAGTAGGTGAGTGTAACAGACAGTCCATGCTCGTTAGAGCCTTTTTTACGATCCAGTGGTCTGACTTATTCCCTTACGCGAAGCTGTTTTATCTTAACGTGGAATGGTCGGATCATGCTCCTATCCGACTGGTTCTCAACCATAAAGTCCAGAGAGAGGTTAAGTCTCGGCCCTTCAAATTCGAACAAATTTGGGTGGTCTCGGAGGGTTGTGAGGAAGCCGTGGAACGAGGAGTTGAGAAGGGGAGAGGGGACTTGGTCACGGTGCTGAGGGAGTGTACTCGGGAACTGCAGGCGTGGAAGAAAACAAGTATTAGCCGGATAGGGCGAGATATTGATCGCAAGCGCAAACAATTGGAAAGGCTCAACGAAGGGGATAGGGATGAGGAGAGTGTGCGACGTAGAAGGAAGCTTGTGGCGGAAATCTCTGATTTGCGTAGGCAGGAAGAACAATATTGGCGACAACGGTCCAGAGCTCTTTGGTTGAGGGACGGGGACAAGAACACAAAATTCTTCCATATGCGGGCTGGGGAGCGTAAGAGGAAAAATTTTATAGCAAAGCTGATTGATGACGAGGGTGTTATCCGGATGGGAGATGAGAAGGTTGGGGTCGTGGCCAATAATTATTTTATAGAGCTTTTCTCGACGGCACACCCGACTAATGACGAGACCATTTTCCAGGGAATTGAGACGAGAGTGACGGGTAACATGAACGATATGCTGAAGCGCGAATATTGTGAAGATGAGATTATCGAGGCCCTCAACCAAATGCATCCTCTGAAGGCCCCGGGTCCAGACGGTATGAATGTTCTCTTTTATCAATCTTATTGGAACACGATTGGGTCAACGGTCATTGGGACGGTCCTAGCTGTTCTTCGCGGCGAGCTTTCCTCGAGGGATATCAATAAAACTAACATTGTTTTGATCAACCAAGTGCTTGCAATCTAG